A genome region from Streptomyces antimycoticus includes the following:
- a CDS encoding ABC transporter ATP-binding protein produces the protein MDIEVTAWHSLYQASNASDDRRPFSRETLRRIGAFARPHRRQLQLFLVLSTVTAVLAVATPLLAGRVVDAIVHHSGQDTVLGLAGLIAAIAVAEAAIGLLTRWLSANIGEGLILDLRTSVFDHVQRMPVAFFTRTRTGALVSRLNNDVIGAQRAFSDTLSGVVGNMVTLLLTLVVMIGISWQITLLTLVLLPLFLLPARRVGGRLAKLRREAAAHNAAMSTQMTERFSAPGATLVKLFGRPADESAEFAARTRRVRDIGVRTAMVQVSFVTALTLVSALALALVYGLGGWFALHGRLDPGAVVALALLLTRLYAPLTALAGARVEVMSALVSFERVFEVLDLEPLIKEKPDAREVPDGPVSVEFDRVDFGYPAADKVSLASLEEVATLDTRGGVEVLHQLSFRAEPGQMVALVGSSGAGKSTIAQLLPRLYDADGGAVRLSGVDVRDLTADSIRATLGMVTQDGHLFHDSIRANLLLARPEATDEELWEVLRRARLEGLIASLPDGLETVVGERGYRLSGGERQRLTIARLLLARPRVVILDEATAHLDSTSEADVQEALGEALEGRTAVVIAHRLSTVRAADLILVVEDGRIVERGTHTALLAAGGRYEELYRTQFEQPDATGDGCAVDGASATGMAAKVAAVDGASATGMAGVDGATLDGGPTAAGAPAT, from the coding sequence ATGGACATCGAAGTGACCGCCTGGCATTCCCTGTATCAGGCGTCCAATGCCAGCGACGACCGGCGGCCCTTCTCCCGCGAGACACTGCGCCGCATCGGCGCCTTTGCCCGTCCGCACCGCCGTCAGCTGCAGCTGTTCCTGGTACTGAGCACGGTCACGGCGGTGCTCGCGGTGGCGACGCCGCTGTTGGCCGGCCGGGTGGTGGACGCGATCGTCCACCATTCGGGACAGGACACGGTGCTCGGGCTGGCCGGGCTCATCGCCGCGATCGCCGTGGCGGAGGCGGCCATCGGGCTGCTGACCCGCTGGCTGTCGGCGAATATCGGCGAGGGGCTGATCCTCGACCTGCGCACCTCCGTCTTCGACCACGTCCAGCGGATGCCGGTGGCGTTCTTCACCCGGACCCGCACCGGTGCGCTGGTCAGCCGGCTCAACAACGACGTCATCGGCGCGCAGCGGGCGTTCAGCGACACCCTCTCCGGCGTGGTCGGCAATATGGTGACGCTGCTGCTCACCCTGGTCGTCATGATCGGGATCTCGTGGCAGATCACCCTGCTGACGCTGGTACTCCTGCCCCTCTTCCTGCTGCCCGCGCGCCGGGTGGGCGGACGGCTGGCGAAGCTGCGCCGCGAGGCGGCCGCGCACAATGCCGCCATGAGCACCCAGATGACCGAGCGCTTCTCCGCGCCCGGGGCCACCCTGGTCAAGCTCTTCGGCCGGCCCGCCGACGAGTCGGCCGAGTTCGCCGCGCGGACCCGGCGGGTGCGGGACATCGGGGTGCGGACCGCGATGGTCCAGGTCTCCTTCGTGACCGCCCTGACCCTCGTCTCCGCCCTGGCCCTCGCCCTGGTCTACGGCCTCGGCGGCTGGTTCGCGCTGCACGGGCGGCTCGACCCCGGCGCCGTCGTCGCGCTCGCGCTGCTCCTCACCCGGCTGTATGCGCCGCTGACCGCGCTGGCCGGGGCGCGGGTCGAGGTGATGAGCGCGCTCGTCAGCTTCGAGCGGGTCTTCGAGGTGCTCGACCTCGAGCCGCTGATCAAGGAGAAGCCGGACGCCCGGGAGGTGCCCGACGGGCCCGTGTCCGTCGAGTTCGACCGCGTCGACTTCGGCTACCCGGCCGCGGACAAGGTCTCCCTCGCCTCCCTGGAGGAGGTCGCCACCCTGGACACCCGCGGTGGCGTCGAGGTCCTGCACCAGCTCTCCTTCCGCGCCGAACCGGGCCAGATGGTCGCGCTGGTGGGGTCCTCCGGCGCCGGGAAGTCGACCATCGCGCAGCTCCTGCCCAGGCTTTACGACGCCGATGGCGGCGCCGTGCGGCTCTCCGGGGTGGACGTCCGCGATCTGACCGCCGATTCCATCCGCGCCACCCTCGGCATGGTCACGCAGGACGGCCATCTCTTCCATGACTCGATCCGCGCCAATCTGCTGCTGGCCCGGCCGGAGGCCACCGACGAGGAGCTGTGGGAGGTGCTGCGCCGGGCCCGGCTGGAGGGGCTGATCGCGTCCCTGCCGGACGGCCTTGAGACCGTCGTGGGCGAGCGCGGCTACCGGCTCTCCGGCGGTGAGCGCCAGCGGCTGACCATCGCCCGGCTGCTGCTGGCCCGGCCCCGGGTGGTGATCCTCGACGAGGCCACCGCGCATCTGGACTCCACCTCGGAGGCGGATGTGCAGGAGGCGCTCGGCGAGGCGCTGGAGGGACGCACCGCGGTGGTGATCGCCCACCGGCTGTCCACAGTCCGGGCGGCGGATCTCATTCTCGTCGTCGAGGACGGCCGGATCGTGGAGCGCGGTACGCACACCGCGCTGCTGGCCGCCGGAGGCCGCTACGAGGAGCTGTACCGCACCCAGTTCGAGCAGCCGGACGCGACGGGCGACGGATGCGCCGTGGACGGAGCGAGCGCGACCGGCATGGCCGCGAAGGTGGCGGCCGTGGACGGAGCGAGCGCAACCGGCATGGCCGGGGTGGACGGAGCGACCCTGGACGGCGGCCCCACGGCCGCCGGGGCCCCGGCGACGTAG
- a CDS encoding RsmB/NOP family class I SAM-dependent RNA methyltransferase, which produces MTDQPRRRRPHAPNRPGKPYRRPQKDPVRILAFEALRAVDERDAYANLVLPPLLRKARESAEAGGPRFDARDAALATELVYGTLRHQGTYDAIIAECVDRPLREVDPPVLDVLNLGAHQLLGTRIPTHAAVSASVELARVVLGDGRAKFVNAVLRRIAAHDLDGWLERVAPPYDEDPEEHLGVRHSHPRWVVSALWDALGGGSSGIEELLAADNERPEVTLVARPGRSTAGELLDAVGEGSAVPGRWSPYAVKLTEGGEPGALEAVREGRAGVQDEGSQLVALALANAPLEGEDRRWLDGCAGPGGKAALLAALAAERGAALLAAEKQPHRARLVARALAGNPGPYQVIAADGTRPPWRPGAFDRVLVDVPCTGLGALRRRPEARWRRRPEDLDGFAPLQRGLLREALASARIGGVVGYATCSPHPAETRAVVEDVLKGRGGPAVAAEWIDARPLLPGVPELGDGPDIQLWPHRHGTDAMYLALLRRTG; this is translated from the coding sequence GTGACCGACCAGCCCCGTCGTCGCCGTCCCCACGCCCCGAACCGGCCAGGCAAGCCGTACCGCCGCCCGCAGAAGGACCCCGTGCGGATCCTCGCCTTCGAGGCGCTGCGGGCGGTCGACGAACGGGACGCGTACGCCAACCTCGTTCTCCCGCCCCTGCTGCGCAAGGCGCGGGAGAGCGCGGAGGCCGGCGGGCCGCGGTTCGACGCCCGGGACGCGGCGCTCGCCACCGAGCTGGTCTACGGCACCCTGCGCCATCAGGGCACCTACGACGCGATCATCGCCGAATGCGTGGACCGCCCGCTGCGCGAGGTGGATCCGCCCGTGCTCGACGTGCTGAACCTCGGCGCCCATCAGCTGCTGGGGACCCGTATCCCCACCCACGCCGCCGTCTCGGCGAGCGTCGAGCTGGCCCGGGTGGTGCTCGGCGACGGACGGGCCAAGTTCGTGAACGCCGTGCTGCGCAGGATCGCCGCCCATGACCTCGACGGCTGGCTGGAGCGGGTCGCCCCGCCCTACGACGAGGACCCCGAGGAGCATCTGGGCGTCCGCCACTCGCATCCGCGCTGGGTCGTCTCCGCCCTGTGGGACGCGCTCGGCGGCGGCAGCTCCGGGATCGAGGAGCTGCTGGCCGCGGACAACGAACGGCCCGAGGTCACCCTCGTCGCCCGGCCCGGCCGGTCCACGGCCGGGGAGCTGCTGGACGCGGTCGGCGAGGGGTCCGCGGTGCCGGGCCGCTGGTCCCCGTACGCGGTGAAGCTCACCGAGGGCGGCGAGCCCGGGGCGCTGGAGGCGGTGCGCGAGGGGCGCGCCGGGGTGCAGGACGAGGGCAGCCAACTCGTGGCCCTCGCACTGGCGAACGCGCCGCTGGAGGGGGAGGACCGGCGCTGGCTGGACGGCTGCGCGGGCCCCGGCGGCAAGGCCGCGCTGCTCGCCGCGCTCGCCGCGGAGCGCGGCGCCGCGCTGCTGGCCGCGGAGAAGCAGCCGCACCGGGCCCGGCTGGTGGCCAGGGCCCTGGCCGGCAACCCCGGCCCGTACCAGGTGATCGCCGCGGACGGCACCCGCCCGCCGTGGCGGCCGGGCGCCTTCGACCGGGTGCTGGTGGATGTGCCGTGCACCGGGCTCGGCGCGCTGCGCCGCCGCCCCGAGGCGCGCTGGCGGCGCCGCCCCGAGGACCTCGACGGCTTCGCCCCGCTGCAGCGCGGGCTGCTGCGGGAGGCCCTGGCCTCAGCGCGGATCGGCGGCGTGGTCGGCTATGCGACCTGCTCCCCGCATCCGGCCGAGACCAGGGCGGTGGTCGAGGACGTCCTCAAGGGGCGTGGCGGCCCGGCCGTCGCCGCGGAGTGGATCGACGCCCGTCCGCTGCTGCCCGGGGTGCCCGAGCTGGGTGATGGCCCGGACATCCAGCTGTGGCCGCACCGGCACGGTACGGACGCCATGTATCTGGCCCTGCTGCGCCGCACCGGCTGA
- a CDS encoding serine hydrolase: MTRDRIPRRPRAAVCAALTAAVVVSPVAGAGAGAGLASAAAAAPRPVCVSHQSGLAGKLSKDIAKALRGRSGSIAISLRDHATHTRCTLRANQRFDSASVVKATVLGTLLWDAQRHHRPLTKGEKTLAKAMITKSDNASTSKLWKKLKASRVKAFLRAAGMDATVPGKNGYWGLTRITANDQERLLDLITHPNTVLSDASRRYILSLMGKVIREQRWGTPAGAPGGVRIQVKNGWLERSTHGWRVHSIGAFTGGGHDYTLTVLTQDNRTMKAGVATIEAVARAVHKDLNPAAHAATVYAPTDRPQEALPAVPKD; encoded by the coding sequence ATGACGAGAGACCGAATACCCCGGCGTCCCCGCGCCGCGGTGTGCGCGGCGCTCACGGCGGCCGTCGTCGTATCGCCGGTCGCCGGAGCCGGGGCCGGAGCCGGACTCGCCTCCGCCGCGGCCGCGGCTCCGCGGCCGGTCTGCGTCTCGCACCAGTCCGGGCTGGCCGGCAAGCTGTCCAAGGACATCGCCAAGGCGCTGCGCGGCCGGTCCGGCAGCATCGCGATCAGCCTCCGCGACCACGCCACCCACACCCGCTGCACCCTGCGCGCGAACCAGCGGTTCGACTCCGCGAGCGTGGTGAAGGCGACGGTCCTGGGGACGCTGCTGTGGGACGCGCAGCGCCACCACCGGCCGCTGACCAAGGGCGAGAAGACCCTCGCCAAGGCCATGATCACCAAGTCGGACAACGCCTCGACCAGCAAGCTGTGGAAGAAGCTCAAGGCCTCCCGGGTCAAGGCGTTCCTGCGGGCGGCGGGCATGGACGCCACCGTGCCCGGCAAGAACGGCTACTGGGGCCTCACCCGGATCACCGCGAACGACCAGGAGCGGCTCCTGGACCTGATCACCCACCCGAACACGGTGCTGAGCGACGCCTCCCGCCGCTACATCCTCTCGCTGATGGGCAAGGTCATCCGCGAACAGCGCTGGGGCACCCCGGCCGGTGCCCCGGGCGGGGTGCGGATCCAGGTGAAGAACGGCTGGCTGGAGCGGTCCACGCACGGCTGGCGGGTGCACAGCATCGGCGCCTTCACCGGCGGCGGCCACGACTACACCCTCACCGTGCTCACCCAGGACAACCGCACCATGAAGGCGGGTGTGGCCACCATCGAGGCGGTGGCGCGCGCGGTGCACAAGGACCTCAACCCGGCCGCCCACGCGGCCACCGTCTACGCCCCGACCGACCGGCCGCAGGAAGCGCTTCCGGCGGTGCCGAAGGACTGA
- the rpe gene encoding ribulose-phosphate 3-epimerase, protein MALQINPSILSADFSRLADEAKAVEGADWLHVDVMDNHFVPNLTLGVPVVESLGKATETPLDCHLMIDDPDRWAPQYIEAGAGSVTFHVEAAAAPVRLAREIRAKGARASMALKPATPIEPYEDLLPELDMLLVMTVEPGFGGQAFLDIMLPKIRRTRQLIDKHGLQMWLQVDGGVSAATIERCAEAGADVFVAGSAVYGADDPAKAVQALRQLAEKATGTPGT, encoded by the coding sequence ATGGCCTTGCAGATCAACCCCAGCATCCTGTCCGCAGACTTCTCCCGCCTCGCGGATGAGGCGAAGGCGGTCGAGGGCGCCGACTGGCTCCACGTCGACGTCATGGACAACCACTTCGTCCCCAACCTCACCCTCGGGGTTCCGGTGGTCGAGTCGCTGGGCAAGGCCACGGAAACCCCGCTGGACTGCCATCTCATGATCGACGACCCGGACCGCTGGGCGCCGCAGTACATCGAGGCGGGCGCCGGTTCGGTCACCTTCCATGTGGAGGCCGCGGCCGCGCCGGTGCGGCTGGCGCGCGAGATCCGGGCCAAGGGCGCACGGGCCTCGATGGCGCTCAAGCCGGCCACGCCCATCGAGCCGTACGAGGATCTGCTGCCCGAGCTGGACATGCTGCTGGTGATGACCGTGGAACCGGGCTTCGGCGGCCAGGCGTTCCTGGACATCATGCTGCCGAAGATCCGCCGCACTCGGCAGCTGATCGACAAGCATGGGCTTCAGATGTGGCTCCAGGTGGACGGCGGGGTCTCGGCCGCCACCATCGAGCGGTGCGCCGAGGCGGGCGCCGATGTGTTCGTGGCGGGCTCGGCCGTCTATGGTGCCGACGACCCGGCCAAGGCCGTACAGGCACTGCGTCAGCTCGCCGAGAAGGCAACCGGCACCCCCGGAACATGA
- a CDS encoding sugar-binding transcriptional regulator, whose product MGPAELVQAAAMARRFYLEGKSKIQIAEEFGVSRFKVARVLETALERDLVRIEIRVPAELDAERSDALRARYGLRHAVVVESPADAEADTPDPENLGEVAADLLGELVTEGDVLGLAWGRSTIHMAAALHRLPPCTVVQLTGVYDAGTAERGSVEAVRRAAAVSGGEAHPIYAPMLLPDTATADALRGQTGIARAFEYFDKVTVACVSIGSWEAGISTVYDMLTEKERAHYESLGAAAEMSAHLFDAEGRRIGRDLGERCITVEADRLRRIPEVVAIAGGRRKAEAIGAVLRSGLVTSLVTDTAAADYLLAETTPAAHPALDRADPDGP is encoded by the coding sequence ATGGGACCCGCCGAACTGGTGCAGGCGGCGGCCATGGCGCGCCGCTTCTACCTCGAGGGCAAGTCCAAGATCCAGATCGCCGAGGAGTTCGGCGTCAGCCGCTTCAAGGTCGCGCGGGTGCTGGAGACGGCGCTGGAGCGCGATCTGGTGCGCATCGAAATCCGGGTTCCCGCCGAGCTCGACGCGGAGCGCTCCGACGCCCTGCGCGCCCGCTACGGGCTGCGCCACGCGGTGGTCGTGGAGTCGCCGGCCGACGCCGAGGCGGACACCCCGGACCCGGAGAACCTCGGCGAGGTCGCCGCGGACCTGCTGGGTGAGCTGGTGACCGAGGGGGATGTGCTGGGGCTGGCCTGGGGGCGGTCCACGATCCACATGGCGGCCGCGCTGCACCGGCTGCCCCCGTGCACCGTCGTCCAGCTCACCGGCGTGTACGACGCGGGCACGGCCGAGCGCGGCTCGGTCGAGGCGGTGCGCCGTGCCGCCGCCGTCTCGGGCGGTGAGGCGCACCCCATCTACGCGCCGATGCTGCTGCCGGACACGGCCACCGCGGACGCCCTGCGCGGCCAGACCGGTATCGCCCGCGCCTTCGAGTACTTCGACAAGGTCACCGTGGCCTGCGTCTCCATCGGCTCCTGGGAGGCCGGGATCTCCACGGTCTACGACATGCTGACGGAGAAGGAGCGGGCCCACTACGAGAGCCTGGGCGCCGCCGCCGAGATGTCGGCCCATCTCTTCGACGCCGAGGGCCGCCGTATCGGTCGCGACCTGGGCGAGCGCTGCATCACCGTGGAGGCCGACCGGCTGCGCCGGATCCCCGAGGTGGTGGCCATCGCGGGCGGCCGCCGCAAGGCCGAGGCGATCGGGGCGGTGCTGAGGTCCGGCCTGGTCACCAGCCTGGTGACGGACACCGCCGCCGCGGACTATCTGCTCGCCGAAACCACCCCCGCCGCCCACCCCGCGCTGGACCGCGCCGACCCGGACGGGCCGTAG
- a CDS encoding enolase C-terminal domain-like protein — MVAPLAEGMASGLLGLNPMANGYIWDVLQRTNRHSRHGTRKIAMSAVDNALWDLRGRLMGVPVWQLLGGAGRSQIPAYASTHGTFHSDGEVERTAEELLDEGYTAQKWFFGDGPAQGPEGMERNIALVERTRAVGHRSALMFDAFMSWDLPYARAWCARVEHLRPDWLEEPFPAAAVPAFAQLRSSTTIPLAAGEHLYDRYDLLPFLQKGLLSVVQVDPEWCGGVTEAVRMCAMAEPFGVQVFPHGHGIHAALHVVASQSPQLCPSVEYLYRFTPEKHHFEVEAPAPKGGAIPLPTRPGFGIEIDEDRVETNKEVFAFS; from the coding sequence GTGGTCGCCCCATTGGCAGAGGGCATGGCGAGCGGATTGCTCGGCCTGAACCCGATGGCGAACGGCTACATCTGGGATGTGCTCCAGCGCACCAACCGGCACTCACGCCACGGAACCCGCAAGATCGCAATGAGCGCCGTGGACAACGCGCTGTGGGATCTGCGTGGCCGCTTGATGGGCGTTCCCGTCTGGCAGCTACTCGGAGGGGCCGGTCGCTCGCAGATCCCGGCCTATGCCAGCACACACGGCACGTTTCATTCCGACGGCGAAGTCGAGCGCACGGCGGAGGAATTGCTCGACGAGGGCTACACCGCCCAGAAGTGGTTCTTCGGCGACGGGCCCGCGCAAGGCCCCGAAGGAATGGAACGCAATATCGCGCTGGTCGAACGTACCCGAGCGGTCGGCCATCGATCCGCCCTGATGTTCGATGCCTTTATGAGCTGGGACCTCCCCTATGCCAGGGCCTGGTGCGCCCGGGTGGAGCACCTCCGGCCGGATTGGCTGGAGGAGCCATTCCCGGCGGCGGCGGTCCCGGCCTTCGCGCAGCTCCGTTCCTCGACCACCATTCCGTTGGCAGCCGGTGAGCACCTCTACGACCGGTACGATCTCCTGCCCTTCTTGCAAAAGGGGCTGCTGAGCGTGGTGCAAGTCGATCCGGAATGGTGTGGTGGCGTTACCGAGGCAGTACGAATGTGCGCTATGGCCGAGCCGTTCGGCGTTCAGGTGTTCCCGCATGGGCACGGTATTCACGCCGCGCTGCACGTCGTGGCGAGCCAGTCGCCACAGCTCTGTCCGTCTGTCGAGTACCTCTACCGCTTCACTCCCGAAAAGCACCACTTCGAAGTCGAGGCTCCCGCTCCGAAGGGCGGAGCGATCCCGCTGCCTACCCGCCCGGGATTCGGAATCGAAATCGACGAAGATCGAGTGGAGACGAACAAGGAAGTCTTCGCGTTTTCCTGA
- a CDS encoding GuaB1 family IMP dehydrogenase-related protein — MHFLEPGTGRYVKSSPTPYDLTYDDVFMVPSRSAVGSRQGVDLASPDGTGTTIPLVVANMTAIAGRRMAETVARRGGLVVIPQDIPIDVVTDVIRWVKSRDLVLDTPIVLAPTGTVADALSLLPKRAHGAGVVVEDGRPVGVVTESDLAGVDRFTQLSEVMSRELMVLDADIDPQEAFNRLDAAHRKLAPAVDADGKLAGILTRKGALRATLYKPAVDAAGRLRIAAAVGVNGDVEGRTKALLDAGVDALVVDTAHGHQESMISTLKVVRGLGPRVPVVAGNVVAAQGVRDLIEAGADIIKVGVGPGAMCTTRMMTGVGRPQFSAVLECAAEARKFGKHIWADGGIRHPRDVAMALAAGASNVMVGSWFAGTYESPGDLQHTADGRPYKESFGMASARAVRNRTSDESAYERARKGLFEEGISTSRMFLDPARPGVEDLIDSIIAGVRSSCTYAGAGSLEEFHERAVVGVQSAAGYAEGKPLHASWD, encoded by the coding sequence ATGCATTTCCTTGAGCCCGGCACCGGACGCTACGTAAAGTCATCTCCGACTCCCTACGACCTGACGTACGACGATGTGTTCATGGTGCCGAGCCGCTCCGCGGTCGGCTCCCGCCAGGGGGTGGACCTGGCCTCACCCGACGGCACCGGCACCACCATTCCCCTCGTCGTCGCCAACATGACCGCGATCGCCGGCCGCCGCATGGCCGAGACGGTCGCCCGTCGTGGTGGCCTCGTCGTCATTCCGCAGGACATCCCGATCGACGTCGTCACCGACGTGATCCGCTGGGTCAAGAGCCGCGATCTGGTGCTGGACACCCCGATCGTCCTCGCCCCGACCGGCACCGTCGCCGACGCCCTGTCGCTGCTGCCCAAGCGGGCACACGGCGCGGGCGTGGTGGTCGAGGACGGGCGTCCGGTGGGCGTGGTGACCGAGTCCGACCTGGCCGGGGTGGACCGCTTCACCCAGCTGTCCGAGGTGATGTCGCGCGAGCTGATGGTGCTCGACGCCGACATCGACCCCCAGGAGGCGTTCAACCGCCTCGACGCCGCCCACCGCAAGCTGGCCCCCGCCGTCGACGCGGACGGGAAGCTGGCGGGCATCCTGACCCGCAAGGGCGCGCTGCGCGCGACGCTCTACAAGCCCGCGGTGGACGCGGCCGGCCGGCTGCGGATCGCGGCCGCCGTCGGGGTCAACGGTGATGTGGAGGGCCGTACGAAGGCGCTCCTGGACGCCGGGGTGGACGCCCTCGTCGTGGACACCGCCCACGGCCACCAGGAGTCGATGATCAGCACGCTCAAGGTGGTCCGGGGCCTGGGCCCGCGGGTGCCGGTGGTGGCGGGCAACGTGGTCGCCGCCCAGGGCGTGCGCGACCTCATCGAGGCCGGTGCCGACATCATCAAGGTCGGCGTCGGGCCGGGCGCGATGTGCACCACCCGCATGATGACCGGTGTGGGCCGGCCGCAGTTCTCCGCGGTGCTGGAATGCGCCGCCGAGGCGCGGAAGTTCGGCAAGCACATCTGGGCCGACGGTGGCATCCGGCACCCCCGCGACGTCGCCATGGCGCTCGCGGCCGGGGCGTCCAACGTGATGGTCGGCTCCTGGTTCGCGGGGACGTACGAGTCGCCCGGCGACCTCCAGCACACCGCCGACGGCCGGCCGTACAAGGAGAGCTTCGGCATGGCGTCGGCACGCGCGGTGCGCAATCGCACCAGCGACGAGTCGGCGTACGAGCGGGCCCGCAAGGGGCTGTTCGAGGAGGGCATCTCCACCTCGCGGATGTTCCTGGACCCGGCCCGGCCGGGAGTCGAGGACCTGATCGACTCGATCATCGCGGGCGTGCGCAGCTCCTGCACCTACGCGGGCGCCGGGTCGCTGGAGGAGTTCCACGAGCGGGCCGTGGTGGGCGTGCAGAGCGCCGCGGGCTACGCGGAGGGCAAGCCGCTGCACGCAAGCTGGGACTAA
- a CDS encoding DUF2637 domain-containing protein, with protein sequence MISLIFAAVTTVIVAMLSVLGGMISYRPLRYLASPSTSESMAAWWPLLVYGPWLVASLSVLRAALHRRGAAHSWAVVVLFSTIAVFLCVAHAPRNAPSMAVAGLPPVAALVSFHQLVRQITLTSPPRHALPRTRGERGVPR encoded by the coding sequence GTGATCAGCCTGATCTTCGCGGCGGTCACCACGGTCATCGTCGCCATGCTGAGCGTGCTCGGCGGAATGATCTCCTACCGCCCGCTGCGCTATCTGGCCTCCCCGAGCACCTCGGAGTCCATGGCGGCCTGGTGGCCCCTGCTGGTCTACGGACCCTGGCTGGTCGCCTCGCTGTCGGTGCTGCGGGCCGCCCTGCACCGCCGGGGCGCGGCGCACTCATGGGCTGTAGTGGTGCTCTTCTCCACCATCGCGGTGTTCCTGTGCGTCGCACACGCCCCGAGGAACGCGCCCAGCATGGCCGTGGCCGGTCTTCCCCCGGTCGCCGCGCTGGTCTCGTTCCACCAGCTGGTCCGGCAGATCACCCTCACCAGCCCGCCGCGCCACGCGCTGCCCCGCACCCGGGGTGAGCGCGGAGTGCCGAGGTGA
- a CDS encoding amino acid permease: MLEHGAAPPATHQPEPDPPVGGLGARLMRRKPVERLVAEGGQGEGGSLRRSMGMWQLTMISIGATLGTGIFVVLGEAVPDAGPAVIVSFVIAGLTALFSALSYAELAGTIPVSGSSYSYAYATMGELIAWICGWCLILEYGVSVAAVAVGWGEYLNELLDGTLGVTIPDALAAPPGDGGIFNLPALLVVLLAMAFLLGGAKESARANAVMVAVKIAALILFCAVAFTGIRAGNYTPFMPLGMAGVSAAGATLFFSYIGFDAASTAGEEAKNPQRDLPRAIMLSLIIVTALYCLVAAVAVGALPWKKFSGSEAALASIMKDVTGQDAWAVLLAAGAVVAIASVVLTVLYGQTRILFAMSRDGLVPKVFSTVHARTGVPRANTVIVSLFCGVLAAAIPLGQLADATSIGTLFAFALVNIAVIVLRRTRPDMTRTFRVPLSPLFPVIGFALCLWMMGSLQLVTWVVFGCWMAVGLVLYFAYGLRRSRLATAEK; this comes from the coding sequence GTGTTGGAGCACGGCGCAGCACCGCCCGCCACCCATCAACCGGAACCAGACCCTCCGGTCGGCGGACTGGGCGCCCGGCTGATGCGGCGCAAGCCCGTGGAGCGGCTGGTCGCCGAGGGCGGCCAGGGCGAGGGCGGCAGTCTGCGGCGCTCGATGGGCATGTGGCAGCTCACCATGATCAGCATCGGGGCCACCCTGGGCACCGGCATCTTCGTGGTGCTCGGCGAGGCCGTGCCCGACGCCGGTCCCGCGGTGATCGTGTCCTTCGTCATCGCCGGGCTCACCGCGCTGTTCTCAGCGCTGTCGTACGCCGAGCTGGCGGGCACCATCCCCGTCTCCGGTTCCTCCTACTCCTACGCCTACGCCACGATGGGCGAGCTGATCGCCTGGATCTGCGGCTGGTGTCTGATCCTCGAGTACGGCGTCTCGGTGGCGGCCGTCGCCGTCGGCTGGGGCGAGTACCTCAACGAACTGCTCGACGGCACCCTCGGCGTCACCATTCCCGACGCCCTGGCCGCCCCGCCCGGGGACGGCGGGATCTTCAATCTGCCCGCCCTGCTCGTGGTGCTGCTGGCCATGGCGTTCCTGCTGGGCGGCGCCAAGGAGAGCGCCCGCGCCAACGCGGTCATGGTGGCGGTGAAGATAGCGGCGCTGATCCTCTTCTGCGCCGTCGCCTTCACCGGCATCCGGGCGGGCAACTACACCCCGTTCATGCCGCTGGGCATGGCGGGCGTCAGCGCCGCCGGCGCCACCCTCTTCTTCTCCTACATCGGCTTCGACGCCGCCTCCACGGCCGGTGAGGAGGCCAAGAACCCCCAGCGCGACCTGCCCCGCGCGATCATGCTCTCGCTGATCATCGTCACCGCGCTGTACTGCCTGGTGGCCGCCGTCGCGGTGGGCGCCCTGCCGTGGAAGAAGTTCTCGGGCTCCGAGGCCGCGCTCGCCTCGATCATGAAGGATGTCACCGGACAGGACGCCTGGGCCGTGCTGCTGGCCGCCGGAGCGGTCGTCGCGATCGCCTCCGTGGTGCTGACCGTGCTCTACGGCCAGACCCGCATCCTCTTCGCGATGTCCCGGGACGGGCTGGTGCCCAAGGTCTTCTCCACGGTCCACGCCAGGACCGGAGTGCCCCGCGCCAACACCGTGATCGTCTCGCTCTTCTGCGGGGTCCTGGCCGCCGCGATCCCGCTCGGCCAGCTCGCCGACGCCACCAGCATCGGCACCCTCTTCGCCTTCGCACTGGTCAACATCGCCGTGATCGTGCTGCGCCGGACCCGGCCCGATATGACCCGCACCTTCCGGGTGCCGCTCTCCCCGCTCTTCCCGGTGATCGGCTTCGCGCTGTGTCTGTGGATGATGGGCAGCCTGCAGCTCGTGACCTGGGTGGTGTTCGGCTGCTGGATGGCCGTCGGCCTTGTGCTGTACTTCGCATACGGCTTGCGCCGATCCCGACTGGCCACAGCAGAGAAGTGA